From the genome of Vibrio porteresiae DSM 19223, one region includes:
- the ilvG gene encoding acetolactate synthase 2 catalytic subunit, whose product MTGAQLVVAALKQQGIQTVFGYPGGAIMPIYDALYDGGVEHVLCRHEQGAAMAAIGMARATQKVAVCMATSGPGATNLVTGLADAFLDSVPLVAITGQVASSHIGTDAFQEMDVIGMSLSCTKHSYLVTDINELAPTLAEAFEVAQTGRPGPVIVDIAKDVQLAKSPVDYLPTFTPPAIPVVDDMQLAQAQEMLAKSQRPVLYVGGGVQLARATDTVRQFLTANPMPSVSTLKGLGTIERHNPNYLGMLGMHGTKAANLVVQESDLLIVVGARFDDRVTGKLDTFAPEAKVIHLDIDAAEFNKLRQANAALRGDINLILPQLELTHDISPWIQYSAELRTENKWRYDHPGEAIYAPLLLKQLSDMMPDSAMVSTDVGQHQMWSAQHIQPREPQNFISSAGLGTMGFGLPAAMGAAVARPEDQSILISGDGSFMMNVQELGTLKRRQIPVKIVLLNNQRLGMVRQWQSLFFDGRHSETILDDNPDFVLLAKAFNIPGKTITKKEEVEPALQEMLASKTAYLLHVEIDEEENVWPLVPPGASNSDMLENT is encoded by the coding sequence ATGACCGGAGCACAATTAGTCGTTGCAGCCCTTAAGCAACAGGGGATCCAAACCGTTTTTGGTTACCCCGGTGGCGCAATCATGCCAATCTATGATGCGCTATATGATGGCGGTGTAGAACACGTTCTATGTCGTCATGAGCAGGGAGCTGCAATGGCGGCTATAGGTATGGCAAGGGCCACACAGAAAGTGGCGGTTTGCATGGCAACATCCGGACCAGGCGCGACCAACTTAGTCACAGGTTTAGCCGATGCCTTTCTTGATTCCGTTCCTCTCGTTGCCATCACCGGCCAAGTCGCCAGCTCCCACATTGGTACTGACGCGTTTCAAGAAATGGATGTTATCGGTATGTCTCTTTCTTGTACCAAACACAGTTACCTCGTTACCGATATTAATGAACTTGCTCCCACTCTCGCAGAAGCTTTCGAAGTTGCTCAAACAGGTCGCCCTGGCCCTGTTATCGTTGATATCGCTAAAGATGTGCAATTAGCCAAATCACCTGTCGACTATCTTCCAACCTTTACTCCACCAGCCATCCCAGTGGTTGATGACATGCAACTTGCTCAAGCTCAAGAGATGCTGGCGAAAAGCCAACGTCCTGTGCTGTATGTCGGTGGGGGCGTACAGTTAGCGCGTGCAACTGACACCGTTCGTCAGTTTTTAACTGCCAACCCAATGCCATCGGTAAGCACCTTAAAAGGGCTTGGTACCATTGAACGCCACAATCCTAACTATTTAGGTATGCTGGGCATGCACGGCACCAAAGCAGCCAACTTGGTGGTGCAAGAAAGTGACCTATTGATCGTTGTAGGCGCACGTTTTGATGACCGCGTGACGGGTAAATTGGACACCTTCGCCCCCGAAGCCAAAGTCATCCATTTGGATATTGATGCTGCAGAATTTAATAAACTACGCCAAGCCAACGCAGCTTTACGTGGTGACATCAATTTGATTTTGCCACAGTTGGAATTAACCCATGACATCTCGCCTTGGATTCAATACAGCGCTGAACTGCGCACCGAGAACAAATGGCGTTATGACCATCCGGGTGAAGCGATTTACGCACCACTGTTATTGAAACAGCTCTCAGACATGATGCCGGACTCTGCCATGGTATCGACCGATGTAGGTCAACACCAAATGTGGTCTGCTCAACACATCCAGCCTCGTGAGCCACAAAACTTCATCTCTTCTGCTGGCCTTGGCACGATGGGCTTTGGTTTGCCAGCGGCTATGGGTGCGGCTGTAGCACGTCCTGAAGATCAATCTATTCTTATTTCAGGTGACGGCTCTTTTATGATGAACGTACAAGAGCTAGGCACCCTAAAACGTCGTCAGATCCCAGTTAAAATCGTGCTGCTGAACAACCAACGTTTGGGCATGGTAAGACAATGGCAATCGCTGTTCTTTGATGGTCGCCATAGCGAAACTATTCTAGACGACAACCCAGATTTCGTATTGTTAGCGAAAGCCTTCAACATTCCTGGTAAAACCATTACCAAGAAAGAAGAAGTAGAACCGGCTCTGCAGGAGATGCTAGCAAGTAAAACTGCTTATCTATTGCATGTAGAAATTGACGAAGAAGAAAACGTATGGCCATTGGTTCCACCAGGTGCATCCAATAGCGACATGCTGGAAAACACGTAG
- a CDS encoding HaeIII family restriction endonuclease yields MANSTSNDNGRALEYALTQALIRYYPTARIDEQTKHDQIRDFGKLKSLPDNVQAYFIKNTDYFVSEILPSRIGYDNEIIKLSRLTDTQGTRGDVTDIRLWLVDGYVYNISLKHNHEAVKHPRPGSLIDQLGINNDLINKEYRNKVKAIEKDFYDNLLEGETTFNVVKQRNPDIILNLYRNICNNYINYLNKYRSYAEEYFSFIVGIYEFEKVIITRNKIDILNFYNIPRPTDMRAEIYNNSYVDVHFNNGISFRSRLHTASSRINLGRSISLKFDTNILYDEENYINRCSIDL; encoded by the coding sequence ATGGCTAATAGCACATCTAATGATAATGGAAGGGCGCTGGAGTATGCATTAACACAGGCACTGATCAGGTACTATCCAACTGCTCGTATTGATGAACAAACAAAACACGATCAAATCAGAGATTTTGGGAAACTCAAGTCATTACCTGATAATGTTCAAGCGTATTTTATTAAAAATACTGATTATTTTGTAAGTGAAATATTACCTAGTCGTATCGGTTATGATAATGAAATAATAAAATTAAGTAGATTAACCGATACTCAAGGAACAAGAGGTGATGTTACAGATATAAGGTTATGGTTGGTTGATGGATATGTTTATAATATTTCGCTTAAGCATAACCATGAAGCTGTTAAACACCCTAGACCAGGTTCACTAATAGACCAACTTGGTATTAATAATGATTTAATTAATAAAGAATATAGAAATAAAGTTAAAGCAATAGAAAAAGATTTTTATGATAACCTTTTAGAAGGTGAAACAACCTTTAATGTTGTTAAACAAAGAAATCCTGATATTATTTTAAATCTTTATAGAAATATTTGTAATAATTATATTAATTATTTAAATAAATATAGAAGCTATGCTGAAGAGTATTTTTCATTTATTGTAGGTATCTATGAATTTGAAAAAGTAATTATTACAAGAAATAAAATTGACATATTAAACTTTTACAATATACCTAGACCTACAGACATGCGTGCAGAAATATATAATAATAGTTATGTAGATGTTCACTTCAATAACGGTATTTCGTTTAGGTCAAGATTACACACTGCTAGTAGTAGAATTAATCTTGGTCGTTCTATTAGTCTAAAGTTTGACACAAATATACTTTATGATGAAGAAAATTATATTAATAGATGTAGCATTGATCTTTAA
- a CDS encoding DNA cytosine methyltransferase: protein MQLKVNSFFSGAGGLDLGFEKAGFSIPFANEYDKDIWATYELNHPNTKLDRRSIVDIPSIEVPDCDGIIGGPPCQSWSEAGSRRGINDQRGQLFFDFIRILKDKQPKFFLAENVSGMLAPRHKEALDNIKKTFQDAGYDLFFKLLNANDYGVAQDRKRVIFIGFRKDLGVSYSFPEALDNKPKLKDCIMDLDGLAVPAISKSKPNPDTVIPNHEYMTGSFSSMYMSRNRVRAWNEPSFTIQAGGRHAPIHPSAPKMEKLEQNKFLFVDGFEYRRLSVRECARIQGFPDSFRFIYNDVSAGYKMIGNAVAVNFAYAIANSIKKSLENVLKLELVA from the coding sequence ATGCAACTAAAAGTAAACTCTTTCTTTTCAGGAGCTGGTGGACTCGACTTGGGTTTTGAAAAAGCTGGATTTTCAATACCATTCGCCAACGAATATGATAAAGACATATGGGCGACTTATGAGCTTAATCACCCAAATACCAAGTTAGATAGACGTAGTATCGTAGATATTCCTAGTATAGAGGTACCTGATTGCGACGGAATTATCGGTGGTCCACCGTGTCAAAGTTGGAGTGAAGCAGGCTCAAGAAGAGGAATAAATGATCAGAGAGGTCAGCTATTTTTCGATTTTATTCGTATTTTAAAAGATAAACAGCCTAAATTCTTCCTAGCTGAAAATGTTAGTGGTATGTTAGCACCAAGACATAAAGAAGCTTTAGATAATATAAAAAAAACATTCCAAGATGCTGGGTATGATCTTTTTTTTAAACTTCTAAATGCTAATGATTACGGCGTAGCACAAGATAGAAAACGAGTTATATTCATCGGATTTAGAAAGGACTTAGGTGTTTCTTATTCTTTTCCTGAAGCATTGGATAACAAACCTAAACTAAAAGATTGTATAATGGATTTAGATGGGCTAGCCGTTCCTGCAATTTCTAAATCTAAGCCAAATCCTGACACAGTAATTCCTAACCACGAATATATGACAGGATCGTTTTCTAGTATGTATATGAGTAGAAATAGAGTAAGAGCTTGGAATGAGCCATCATTTACTATTCAGGCTGGTGGGAGACATGCACCAATACACCCATCAGCACCAAAAATGGAAAAACTAGAACAAAACAAATTCCTATTTGTTGATGGCTTTGAATATAGACGGCTAAGTGTTCGTGAATGTGCTAGAATTCAAGGATTTCCAGATAGTTTTAGATTTATATATAATGATGTTTCTGCTGGTTATAAGATGATTGGAAATGCTGTTGCTGTAAATTTTGCTTATGCTATAGCAAATAGTATAAAGAAATCACTAGAAAATGTTCTTAAATTAGAATTAGTAGCATAA
- a CDS encoding coiled-coil domain-containing protein has protein sequence MTKQRLYHSNFNHHGHRRGKANRSRAHNLRAKAVLESLYTDKLEMNDICDFGLTKNNVLYIPDENGKLKLSNPEKGENLYNQITFKLDKEKKEYLANLESAFSDSNKAELSDKRAKAKAALKRYKDGSDGSESEFWQDLTDRLGSDEIDPETEIYNLKNCAAKIKRFNQKVQRLKELSDYNQLIGVKSRNTEYTVFSKELVYKFPDDTGLNVKPTDLANFVNGISKILYPDFSVNYLVVHLDENPDNPHAHIEYSGKNNQTGEMDIQQQVFLNLKRVYKKESKIFPFENINHYNDLTFTEVKKFGEVYQDYIFEKMNAFLKERKYEVNLEKRTAVEKLNDFEKFKDKFRPSQKREWTRAGKLKEQNKVAEEKLVETNENLAKNKTKIATQNMVIKSKKEEVEKIDIEIIDKVNILLKLNEKINDLNKKYEELKEAVKDALTSAYEYAVNDLKPSLFNYFKRQKQIKEIDSELGERLKNDAIDLQPNEEKKNAIKYNRN, from the coding sequence ATGACAAAACAAAGGTTATACCACTCAAATTTCAATCACCACGGACATCGTAGAGGTAAAGCAAATCGGTCTCGTGCTCATAATTTAAGAGCCAAAGCAGTTCTTGAAAGTTTATATACAGACAAATTAGAAATGAACGATATCTGTGATTTCGGTTTGACAAAAAATAATGTTTTATATATTCCTGACGAAAACGGGAAATTAAAACTATCTAATCCGGAGAAAGGAGAAAACCTCTATAATCAAATAACATTTAAACTGGATAAAGAAAAAAAGGAATACTTGGCTAATCTAGAAAGTGCTTTTAGCGACTCAAACAAAGCAGAACTATCTGATAAAAGGGCAAAAGCAAAAGCTGCATTAAAACGTTATAAGGATGGTTCTGATGGTTCAGAAAGTGAGTTCTGGCAAGACTTAACGGATAGGTTAGGCTCTGACGAAATAGATCCAGAAACAGAAATTTATAATTTAAAAAATTGTGCTGCAAAGATAAAAAGATTTAATCAAAAAGTTCAAAGACTAAAAGAATTATCAGATTATAATCAATTGATAGGAGTGAAAAGTAGAAATACAGAATATACAGTTTTCAGCAAGGAGTTGGTTTATAAGTTCCCTGATGATACAGGGTTAAATGTTAAACCTACGGATTTGGCTAATTTTGTAAATGGCATTAGTAAAATATTATATCCTGATTTTTCTGTTAATTATTTAGTTGTTCATTTAGATGAAAACCCAGACAATCCCCATGCTCATATTGAATATTCTGGTAAAAATAATCAAACTGGTGAAATGGACATTCAACAGCAAGTTTTTTTAAATTTGAAAAGAGTATATAAAAAAGAAAGTAAAATTTTTCCTTTTGAAAATATTAATCATTATAATGATTTAACATTTACAGAAGTTAAAAAATTTGGTGAAGTGTATCAAGATTATATTTTCGAAAAGATGAATGCTTTTTTAAAAGAAAGGAAATATGAAGTAAACCTTGAAAAAAGAACAGCAGTAGAAAAGTTAAATGACTTTGAAAAATTCAAAGATAAATTTAGACCATCACAGAAAAGAGAATGGACTAGAGCTGGTAAATTGAAAGAACAAAATAAGGTGGCTGAAGAAAAATTAGTAGAAACAAATGAAAATTTAGCTAAAAATAAAACAAAAATAGCAACTCAAAATATGGTTATAAAATCAAAAAAAGAAGAGGTTGAAAAAATAGATATTGAAATAATAGACAAGGTAAATATTTTACTTAAACTTAATGAAAAAATTAATGATCTTAATAAAAAATATGAAGAATTAAAAGAGGCGGTAAAAGATGCCCTGACAAGCGCTTATGAATATGCAGTAAATGATTTAAAACCAAGTTTATTTAACTATTTTAAAAGGCAAAAGCAAATTAAAGAAATTGATTCTGAATTAGGGGAAAGGTTAAAAAATGATGCTATTGATCTACAACCAAATGAAGAAAAGAAAAATGCCATTAAATATAACAGAAATTAA
- a CDS encoding helix-turn-helix domain-containing protein has protein sequence MNNIIENNKYKTYREDSQECPVILNRDKETGEIEAKQLSAPFFAFNKENYKSKVLLAREEPIANSIFEFFISEMDGTNAICISMATLEKLFKLSRRTLSRHIRVLVERKFIEIFKNGNMNIYAINAFIVWTKGDANLWKAKFKATIYLDYNEQTKKIKREYSKQITTK, from the coding sequence ATGAATAATATTATTGAAAATAATAAATATAAAACATATAGAGAAGATAGCCAAGAATGTCCAGTAATTCTAAATAGAGACAAAGAAACAGGAGAGATAGAAGCAAAACAATTGAGCGCACCTTTTTTTGCATTTAATAAAGAAAATTACAAATCCAAAGTTTTGTTAGCAAGAGAGGAACCTATTGCTAATTCTATTTTTGAGTTTTTTATATCTGAGATGGACGGAACTAATGCAATATGTATTTCAATGGCTACGTTAGAAAAATTATTTAAACTTAGTAGACGAACTTTATCAAGACACATTAGAGTTCTTGTTGAAAGAAAATTCATTGAAATATTTAAAAATGGAAACATGAACATTTATGCAATAAATGCCTTTATTGTATGGACAAAAGGTGATGCTAATTTGTGGAAAGCAAAATTTAAAGCAACTATTTATTTAGACTATAATGAGCAGACAAAGAAAATAAAAAGAGAATATTCAAAACAAATAACAACAAAATAA
- a CDS encoding recombinase family protein — MQKIIYPYVRFSSEQQSGGSSYKRQLGDILKYAKENGYTVNDSLELRDLGLSAYKADHIKKGSLGDFFDAIDTGIIETDGTAYLCVEQFDRLSRQSLDDASDVLRKILRSNINVITLMDKRVYTKESLNDLMSVMYSSMLMAQANEESAKKSERILKSFDARLDALHDGKQIQYVGIFPGWIDNKGTKKETNFVLNKKAEIVKRIFKMYINGISFNEIARTLNYEKTPQVAKKRQKNFTNLWSSAKVNHILKNRCVLGELYIRKTGDTFKNYYPQIISNDDWDIVQSMTKTKKTIKTSGRNSINIFTGKIFCSGCGQKYYFETDDKILKSGKKYYHMLKCSGRRGLQCKSASIKYDDFLISMPNMFGLIDTKPQDNSDKIKKIKEKIAEISSYSKSINEKLLLLEELNNNDELDFTIYLKESSKLQKQIRENDARIASFKVSISRLSSDNKLDYFDKNDPISIKKAKKFINENFAGFIISSDSRNCTALYNNGQIIYFKVKNSKIEKTKNIIEKADGFKEFFDLKEEVVQAYKNGTMDGRFSEILKATNFWGIETPEKYYTFE; from the coding sequence ATGCAAAAAATTATATACCCATACGTTCGGTTTAGCAGTGAACAACAATCTGGCGGTAGTTCTTACAAGCGACAGCTTGGCGATATTTTAAAGTATGCGAAAGAGAACGGCTATACCGTAAATGATAGTCTTGAATTGAGAGATTTAGGCTTATCAGCGTATAAAGCCGATCATATCAAAAAGGGCTCACTAGGCGATTTCTTTGACGCTATAGATACGGGAATTATTGAAACAGACGGAACTGCTTATCTGTGTGTTGAACAATTTGACAGGCTCTCACGACAAAGTTTAGACGATGCCTCTGATGTATTGAGAAAGATACTTAGATCGAATATCAACGTCATAACGCTGATGGATAAGAGGGTCTACACAAAAGAAAGTCTCAATGACTTAATGAGCGTTATGTATTCATCTATGCTCATGGCTCAGGCGAATGAAGAAAGTGCAAAGAAATCAGAACGGATTCTAAAGAGTTTTGACGCTAGACTAGACGCATTACATGACGGTAAACAAATACAATATGTTGGGATTTTTCCCGGTTGGATCGACAATAAAGGTACTAAGAAAGAAACAAATTTTGTTTTAAATAAAAAAGCTGAGATCGTAAAAAGAATATTCAAAATGTATATAAATGGAATCTCTTTTAACGAAATAGCAAGGACTTTAAATTATGAAAAAACTCCACAAGTGGCAAAAAAAAGACAAAAAAACTTTACTAACCTTTGGAGTTCAGCAAAAGTAAATCACATTTTAAAAAATCGCTGTGTATTAGGTGAATTGTACATTCGAAAAACTGGTGATACATTTAAAAACTACTATCCTCAAATCATTTCAAACGATGATTGGGATATAGTTCAATCTATGACTAAAACAAAAAAAACAATAAAAACATCAGGACGAAATTCAATAAACATCTTTACAGGAAAAATATTTTGTTCTGGCTGTGGCCAAAAATACTATTTTGAAACTGATGATAAAATTTTAAAGTCAGGTAAAAAATATTATCATATGCTTAAATGCTCTGGTAGACGTGGGCTACAATGCAAAAGTGCATCTATTAAATATGATGATTTTCTAATATCAATGCCTAACATGTTCGGTTTAATAGATACAAAACCACAAGACAATAGTGATAAAATCAAAAAAATAAAAGAAAAAATAGCCGAGATATCAAGTTATTCAAAAAGTATTAATGAAAAATTATTATTACTTGAAGAACTTAACAATAATGACGAACTAGATTTTACAATATATCTTAAAGAAAGTTCAAAACTACAAAAGCAAATAAGAGAGAATGATGCACGTATAGCCAGTTTCAAAGTTAGCATATCAAGATTATCAAGTGATAATAAATTAGATTATTTTGACAAAAACGATCCTATTTCAATAAAAAAAGCAAAAAAATTTATAAATGAAAATTTTGCAGGATTTATAATATCAAGCGATTCCAGAAACTGCACTGCTTTATATAACAATGGTCAAATCATTTACTTTAAAGTGAAAAATAGCAAGATAGAAAAAACAAAGAATATTATTGAAAAAGCTGATGGTTTCAAAGAATTTTTCGATCTTAAAGAGGAAGTAGTTCAAGCATATAAAAATGGCACTATGGACGGACGTTTTTCTGAGATATTAAAAGCAACAAATTTCTGGGGAATTGAAACTCCAGAAAAATATTACACTTTCGAATAA
- a CDS encoding acyltransferase gives MLAYPLLVINVLLVLFNTAVNSLIICLIAIIKLFLPTAKMKIWATRAADKSMWLWATVNTGILALSNRVEWNIEGLDELKKDGWYLMISNHLSWTDIVVLCSVFKDRIPMPKFFLKQQLLYVPFVGMACWALDMPFMRRYTREYLLRHPEKRGQDLETTRRSCSKFKYNPTTVVNYVEGTRFTPEKCRQTRSPYQHLLQPKTGGIAYTLAAMGEQFENIIDVTLAYPDNLEKPFRDMLMGRMKRIVVKVNILPMNEQVTGDYFNDKQYKRQFNQWLNTVWEEKDATLKTIHKAQ, from the coding sequence ATGCTGGCTTACCCTCTCTTAGTTATCAATGTGTTATTGGTGTTGTTCAACACGGCAGTTAACTCGTTAATCATCTGCCTGATTGCCATCATCAAGTTATTCTTGCCAACCGCAAAAATGAAAATCTGGGCAACTCGAGCTGCAGATAAATCAATGTGGCTGTGGGCAACCGTCAATACAGGCATACTTGCGCTTTCTAACCGTGTCGAGTGGAACATTGAGGGTTTAGACGAGTTGAAAAAAGATGGCTGGTATTTGATGATCAGTAACCACCTGAGCTGGACAGATATCGTCGTACTTTGCAGTGTGTTTAAAGATCGCATTCCCATGCCGAAGTTTTTTCTCAAGCAACAACTGCTTTATGTGCCATTTGTAGGCATGGCTTGTTGGGCTTTGGATATGCCATTTATGCGTCGTTACACACGCGAGTATCTATTGCGTCACCCAGAAAAACGTGGCCAAGATTTAGAAACAACGCGTCGCTCGTGCAGTAAGTTCAAATACAACCCAACGACCGTAGTTAACTACGTTGAAGGTACGCGTTTTACCCCAGAGAAGTGTCGCCAAACCCGTTCTCCATACCAACATTTGCTACAGCCGAAAACTGGCGGTATCGCTTATACCTTGGCGGCGATGGGAGAACAGTTTGAAAACATTATTGATGTGACGTTGGCGTATCCGGATAACTTGGAAAAGCCTTTTCGTGACATGTTGATGGGACGAATGAAGCGCATTGTGGTGAAAGTGAATATCTTACCGATGAATGAACAAGTGACCGGTGATTACTTTAACGATAAGCAATACAAGCGGCAGTTTAACCAGTGGTTGAACACCGTTTGGGAAGAAAAAGACGCCACACTAAAAACCATTCATAAAGCACAGTAG
- a CDS encoding thiol:disulfide interchange protein DsbA/DsbL: protein MKKLFALVATLMLSVSAYAAQYKEDVNYKVLDQPHSTQPSVVEFFSFYCPHCNAFEPIISQLDSHLPDGVKLEKNHVSFMGGNMGFNMSKAFATMVALNVKDKMIPVMFDRIHNQRKAPQNVEELRQIFVDHGVDGKKFDDAFNGFAVDSMARRGDKDFQAKGLQGVPSIVVNNQYLVEMGSLKSIDEFYDLVNYLLKK, encoded by the coding sequence ATGAAAAAGCTGTTTGCCCTCGTTGCAACTCTCATGTTGAGCGTATCTGCATACGCTGCGCAGTATAAGGAAGATGTGAACTACAAGGTTCTCGATCAACCACACTCAACTCAACCTAGTGTTGTAGAATTTTTCTCTTTCTATTGCCCACACTGTAATGCCTTTGAACCTATTATTTCGCAACTAGATAGCCACCTCCCTGATGGCGTAAAACTAGAGAAAAACCATGTCTCTTTTATGGGTGGCAATATGGGCTTTAACATGAGCAAAGCTTTCGCCACTATGGTTGCTTTGAATGTTAAAGACAAAATGATTCCAGTGATGTTTGACCGCATTCATAACCAACGTAAAGCACCACAAAATGTTGAAGAACTTCGTCAAATTTTCGTTGATCATGGCGTAGATGGTAAAAAGTTTGATGATGCTTTTAACGGCTTCGCTGTTGATTCAATGGCACGTCGTGGAGACAAAGATTTCCAAGCAAAAGGCCTACAAGGTGTTCCTTCTATCGTTGTGAACAACCAATATTTAGTAGAAATGGGCAGCTTAAAATCCATCGATGAATTCTACGACCTTGTAAACTACTTGCTTAAAAAATAA
- a CDS encoding serine/threonine protein kinase, with protein MTQANFNFDALTPDFMWYALESIGIRAESGLLPLNSYENRVYQFTDEERHRYVVKFYRPERWSVEQIQEEHDFAQELVDHEIPLAAPIEINGQTIHHYQGYRFALFHSVGGRQFEVDNDEQLEWVGRFLGRIHKVGAARSFQHRPTISLDEYLYQPKKVLEHADFVPLHLQNAFFSDLDLLIRTIEPLWPAKQQLIRLHGDCHPGNILWRDGPMFVDLDDARNGPAVQDLWMLLNGERADKLVQLDILLEGYQEFCDFNEHELKLIEPLRGLRMVHYMAWLAKRWNDPAFPLAFPWFNDPKYWESQVLAFKEQIAALAEPPLSLTPQW; from the coding sequence ATGACACAAGCCAATTTTAATTTTGATGCGCTGACTCCCGATTTCATGTGGTATGCCTTAGAAAGCATCGGCATTCGTGCTGAATCAGGCCTACTACCTTTAAACAGTTATGAAAACCGTGTTTATCAATTCACCGATGAAGAACGACATCGCTATGTGGTGAAGTTTTATCGACCTGAACGCTGGAGTGTGGAGCAGATTCAAGAAGAACACGACTTTGCCCAAGAGCTCGTTGACCATGAGATCCCACTCGCTGCACCGATTGAGATTAACGGTCAAACCATACATCACTATCAAGGTTACCGTTTCGCGCTATTTCATAGTGTCGGAGGGCGTCAATTTGAAGTAGATAATGACGAACAACTGGAGTGGGTGGGTCGCTTTCTCGGTCGAATTCACAAAGTGGGTGCCGCGCGTTCTTTTCAACATCGTCCAACCATTTCGCTAGACGAATATCTCTATCAACCTAAAAAGGTGTTAGAGCATGCCGACTTTGTCCCTCTGCATCTACAAAATGCTTTTTTCAGCGATTTAGATCTGCTTATTCGCACCATTGAACCTTTATGGCCAGCTAAACAACAGCTCATTCGTCTGCATGGCGATTGCCATCCAGGGAATATTTTGTGGCGCGATGGCCCTATGTTTGTCGATTTAGACGATGCGCGCAATGGTCCAGCAGTCCAAGATCTATGGATGCTGCTCAATGGCGAACGTGCTGATAAATTGGTACAACTGGATATTCTACTTGAAGGTTATCAAGAGTTTTGCGATTTTAATGAACACGAATTGAAACTAATCGAACCATTACGTGGTCTACGAATGGTGCATTACATGGCTTGGTTGGCGAAACGTTGGAATGATCCTGCTTTTCCTCTCGCTTTCCCTTGGTTCAACGATCCAAAATATTGGGAAAGCCAAGTATTGGCATTTAAGGAACAAATTGCTGCTTTAGCCGAACCACCATTGTCACTTACACCACAGTGGTAA
- a CDS encoding YihD family protein, which yields MTCHRVEELLELLEAEWDKDSEMSLIQFLIKLAGEAGFKQPLAELTDDVLIYHLKMRNSDKTEAIPGLKKDYEEDFKTAILRARGLID from the coding sequence ATGACATGCCATCGCGTAGAAGAACTGCTCGAACTTCTAGAAGCTGAGTGGGATAAAGACTCTGAAATGAGCCTAATTCAATTTTTAATCAAACTTGCTGGTGAAGCTGGTTTCAAACAACCGCTCGCAGAACTGACAGACGACGTTTTGATCTACCATCTAAAAATGCGTAACAGTGATAAAACCGAAGCGATTCCGGGTCTGAAGAAAGATTACGAAGAAGATTTTAAAACCGCTATCCTTAGAGCTCGCGGTCTTATCGACTAA